From the genome of Halococcus sediminicola, one region includes:
- a CDS encoding TrmB family transcriptional regulator, translating to MDHETAQTNAIEVLGDLGLKKYEAECFAALARVSTATAKEISEVADVPRTRVYNAVEQLQEVGLVDVQHSNPKEFRAVPINEATALLRQRFDERFTTLQSSLEALDSLGEEAVGNDSNVWTTTGTDTITRRAIGFVDKANEEIILIVKGEQVLSERLLDRLRAAHERGVKIYLGTLSESVHERLQETVPDAEVFESELEWLQPQAGEEDEAIGRLLLVDRNTLLLSSLEQNPHRESALWSEGVGNGLLVIARRLLSAGLDGSDELREADTD from the coding sequence ATGGACCACGAGACCGCTCAAACGAATGCAATAGAAGTGCTAGGCGACCTCGGACTGAAGAAATACGAGGCCGAGTGTTTCGCAGCGCTCGCGCGGGTTTCGACCGCGACCGCCAAAGAGATCAGCGAGGTCGCCGACGTCCCCCGAACACGAGTGTACAATGCCGTCGAGCAGTTACAGGAAGTCGGGTTGGTCGACGTCCAGCATTCGAACCCCAAGGAGTTCCGCGCGGTCCCGATCAACGAGGCGACGGCGCTGTTGCGCCAGCGCTTCGACGAGCGATTCACAACGCTTCAGAGTAGTCTCGAAGCCCTCGACTCGCTCGGCGAGGAGGCGGTCGGGAACGACTCGAACGTCTGGACGACCACCGGGACCGACACCATCACGCGGCGTGCAATCGGCTTCGTCGACAAAGCGAACGAGGAGATCATTCTGATCGTCAAGGGCGAACAGGTGCTCTCCGAGAGGCTGCTCGACCGGCTGCGCGCCGCTCACGAACGAGGGGTGAAAATCTATCTCGGCACGCTCTCGGAGTCCGTTCACGAGCGCCTGCAGGAGACGGTCCCCGACGCGGAGGTGTTCGAGTCCGAACTCGAATGGCTTCAACCGCAGGCGGGTGAGGAGGACGAAGCAATCGGACGACTGTTGTTGGTCGACCGCAACACGCTTTTGCTGAGCTCGCTGGAACAGAATCCGCATCGTGAGTCGGCACTTTGGAGCGAGGGCGTCGGGAAC